The following are encoded in a window of Maylandia zebra isolate NMK-2024a linkage group LG5, Mzebra_GT3a, whole genome shotgun sequence genomic DNA:
- the ora2 gene encoding olfactory receptor class A related 2: MASEMFVRGMLFLFLTVVGIPGNATVIVAFLLLLYQEKRLLAADAILLHLACVNLLVVVVRALTETLASFRLADIFGDTGCKSVIFIYRATRGLSIWLTFLLSTYQCLSIAPPGSSWASVRALLGHYLAFVFLFLWVLNACMTTAAILFSFSTKNETSPIDNGINVQFCYLNFPSKLSRDANGAIQVGRDVVPMALMTLASLIILVFLYKHSQQVKGLRSSGGGGAGNSGAEQRAAKAVVALVTLYVVFYGADNGLWVYTLTVKKTMSSSLISDLRLFFGSLYAALSPLVIIASNRKVNSRLGCVAHEKSAVEKIKNLSSM; encoded by the coding sequence ATGGCATCAGAAATGTTTGTCCGTGGGATGCTCTTTCTCTTCCTGACCGTTGTGGGAATTCCAGGTAATGCCACTGTAATTGTGGCATTCCTCCTCTTGCTGTACCAGGAGAAGCGACTTTTAGCAGCTGATGCTATTCTCCTGCACCTGGCCTGTGTCAACCTGTTGGTGGTGGTTGTACGTGCTTTGACGGAGACCCTGGCCTCCTTCCGTCTGGCCGACATCTTTGGAGACACAGGCTGTAAATCAGTGATCTTTATCTATAGAGCAACACGTGGCCTCTCAATCTGGCTCACTTTCCTGCTGAGTACCTATCAGTGCTTGAGCATTGCCCCTCCAGGATCAAGCTGGGCTTCTGTTCGTGCCTTGTTAGGTCACTATTTGGCCTTTGTGTTCCTCTTCCTTTGGGTTCTCAATGCCTGCATGACGACAGCAGCCATACTGTTTTCTTTCAGTACCAAGAATGAAACTAGCCCGATAGACAATGGCATTAATGTACAATTCTGCTATTTGAACTTTCCTTCAAAGCTGTCCAGAGATGCCAACGGGGCAATCCAGGTTGGCAGGGATGTTGTGCCCATGGCCCTCATGACACTCGCAAGTCTGATTATCCTGGTATTCCTTTACAAGCACAGCCAGCAGGTGAAGGGACTCCGCAGTAGTGGTGGCGGTGGTGCTGGAAATAGTGGAGCTGAACAACGAGCTGCCAAAGCTGTGGTGGCACTTGTGACCTTGTATGTTGTCTTCTATGGGGCAGATAATGGGCTTTGGGTGTACACCCTCACTGTGAAGAAAACCATGAGTTCCTCACTGATCTCTGACCTGCGTTTATTCTTTGGCTCGCTATATGCAGCACTAAGCCCTCTGGTTATAATTGCATCAAACAGGAAGGTGAACAGCAGGCTGGGGTGTGTAGCACATGAGAAGTCTGCTGTGGAGAAAATCAAAAATCTTTCTAGCATGTGA